Proteins encoded together in one Salvelinus fontinalis isolate EN_2023a chromosome 6, ASM2944872v1, whole genome shotgun sequence window:
- the LOC129856651 gene encoding tumor necrosis factor receptor superfamily member 6B-like isoform X1 — MLFPILVVLASVDLSCGAMKEVLQSQTPSTYHHLDSTTGQFLTCNRCPPGHHMSAHCTATTQTVCTPCPSSHYTQYWNYLHKCLYCGTFCGEHQVVKEECSVLNDRVCECKGGYYWDADFCIRHTECPSGYGVKRRGTTETDTECEKCPHGSFSKSSSSLALCVNHTDCASLGRKTALGGTCWHDNLCALSCEELKDGGEFKLLRTFLSDFFAHHKMRVVKLRKLVWRLMASEEEHQQEHQDQQEHQQHPASSLSQSAQRGLLQGQVKDWIRDSSQEDLRSLPEILRKTHQSVMAERLERKMRELQEASDCNSVRNTVTSSPHCDVEEFSQSE, encoded by the exons ATG TTGTTCCCAATCCTCGTAGTGCTGGCGTCGGTTGATCTCAGCTGTGGCGCAATGAAAGAGGTTCTTCAAAGTCAGACCCCCTCCACCTACCACCACCTGGACTCCACCACGGGCCAGTTCCTCACCTGTAATCGCTGTCCACCTGGCCACCACATGTCTGCGCACTGCACCGCCACCACACAGACCGTGTGTACACCATGTCCATCAAGCCACTACACTCAGTACTGGAACTACCTGCACAAGTGTCTGTACTGCGGCACGTTCTGTGGGGAGCACCAGGTGGTCAAGGAGGAGTGCTCGGTTCTCAATGACAGGGTGTGTGAATGCAAAGGAGGATATTACTGGGACGCCGATTTCTGTATCAGACACACGGAGTGTCCTTCTGGCTACGGGGTGAAACGGAGAG GTACGACGGAGACGGACACGGAGTGTGAAAAATGCCCTCACGGTTCCTTCTCCAAAAGCTCTTCTTCGCTCGCGCTGTGCGTAAATCACACGGATTGCGCGTCACTGGGGCGGAAGACGGCCCTCGGGGGTACGTGTTGGCACGACAACCTCTGCGCGCTTTCCTGTGAAGAACTGAAAGATGGAG GTGAGTTTAAACTACTCAGAACTTTCCTTTCTGACTTCTTCGCTCATCACAAGATGAGAGTGGTGAAGCTGAGGAAGCTGGTCTGGAGGTTGATGGCCAGTGAAGAGGAGCAccag CAGGAGCACCAGGACCAGCAGGAGCACCAGCAGCACCCAGCCAGCAGCCTCTCCCAGTCCGCCCAGAGAGGCCTCTTGCAGGGCCAGGTGAAGGACTGGATCAGGGATTCCTCACAGGAAGACCTGAGGAGTCTCCCTGAAATACTGAGGAAGACCCATCAGAGTGTGATggcagagagactagagaggaagatgagggagTTACAGGAAGCCTCTGATTGTAACTCGGTTAGAAACACGGTGACCTCATCACCTCACTGTGATGTAGAAGAGTTTTCTCAATCTGAATAA
- the LOC129856651 gene encoding tumor necrosis factor receptor superfamily member 6B-like isoform X2 → MLFPILVVLASVDLSCGAMKEVLQSQTPSTYHHLDSTTGQFLTCNRCPPGHHMSAHCTATTQTVCTPCPSSHYTQYWNYLHKCLYCGTFCGEHQVVKEECSVLNDRVCECKGGYYWDADFCIRHTECPSGYGVKRRGTTETDTECEKCPHGSFSKSSSSLALCVNHTDCASLGRKTALGGTCWHDNLCALSCEELKDGGEFKLLRTFLSDFFAHHKMRVVKLRKLVWRLMASEEEHQEHQDQQEHQQHPASSLSQSAQRGLLQGQVKDWIRDSSQEDLRSLPEILRKTHQSVMAERLERKMRELQEASDCNSVRNTVTSSPHCDVEEFSQSE, encoded by the exons ATG TTGTTCCCAATCCTCGTAGTGCTGGCGTCGGTTGATCTCAGCTGTGGCGCAATGAAAGAGGTTCTTCAAAGTCAGACCCCCTCCACCTACCACCACCTGGACTCCACCACGGGCCAGTTCCTCACCTGTAATCGCTGTCCACCTGGCCACCACATGTCTGCGCACTGCACCGCCACCACACAGACCGTGTGTACACCATGTCCATCAAGCCACTACACTCAGTACTGGAACTACCTGCACAAGTGTCTGTACTGCGGCACGTTCTGTGGGGAGCACCAGGTGGTCAAGGAGGAGTGCTCGGTTCTCAATGACAGGGTGTGTGAATGCAAAGGAGGATATTACTGGGACGCCGATTTCTGTATCAGACACACGGAGTGTCCTTCTGGCTACGGGGTGAAACGGAGAG GTACGACGGAGACGGACACGGAGTGTGAAAAATGCCCTCACGGTTCCTTCTCCAAAAGCTCTTCTTCGCTCGCGCTGTGCGTAAATCACACGGATTGCGCGTCACTGGGGCGGAAGACGGCCCTCGGGGGTACGTGTTGGCACGACAACCTCTGCGCGCTTTCCTGTGAAGAACTGAAAGATGGAG GTGAGTTTAAACTACTCAGAACTTTCCTTTCTGACTTCTTCGCTCATCACAAGATGAGAGTGGTGAAGCTGAGGAAGCTGGTCTGGAGGTTGATGGCCAGTGAAGAGGAGCAccag GAGCACCAGGACCAGCAGGAGCACCAGCAGCACCCAGCCAGCAGCCTCTCCCAGTCCGCCCAGAGAGGCCTCTTGCAGGGCCAGGTGAAGGACTGGATCAGGGATTCCTCACAGGAAGACCTGAGGAGTCTCCCTGAAATACTGAGGAAGACCCATCAGAGTGTGATggcagagagactagagaggaagatgagggagTTACAGGAAGCCTCTGATTGTAACTCGGTTAGAAACACGGTGACCTCATCACCTCACTGTGATGTAGAAGAGTTTTCTCAATCTGAATAA